A region of the Megalops cyprinoides isolate fMegCyp1 chromosome 21, fMegCyp1.pri, whole genome shotgun sequence genome:
GGAAAAATCCTCAGAAACAGTTGGATCTCTTTCCTCAGATAGCAATAACAAAAGGAAACTTGACACCAGTATTGTGGTAAAAAGTACTGCCCCACTCAATACCTCGCCTTCATTAGATACTCCAGTGACTCCTTTTCAGGAGATTCTGACTGAATCTGGAGTATTAAGTCCGAACAAAAAGCCTCGGAAAGTAAGTGTGAGGAGGAGGCACACAAGGAAGAGGTTCAGgcaaaatgacagacaaaaagaaaaggcagCTCTTTGGAATAAACAGGTTAATGCAGGGATGGAGGAACTGTCATCCATAATCAAAGATGTTCAAGCAGAAAAATCAGTCATTGAAGTGATAGAGCCACACCTTTCTGATGCATGCTCAACACAGGTGTCATTTCTTAAATTAGCTGTCACCCAAGAAGCTAAAAGTAAGCAGGGGGAGGAGACTGGAGAGTTGTTTGAAGATGCTGAAGAAGGACAAGGAAGCAAACTTGAGCAAGGATCCGTGGAAACGGTAACAGCGGAGCTAAATTCAACCACTCAGCCCTCAAAACTCCAGGTGCCTGGAATACCACTCAAGAAGGGGCAGTGTCCTACAAAGTGCCGTTTCTGTGGGCGTTCCTTTCGTCACATCTCAGCCTATATCATCCACCGGCGCATCCATACTGGTGAGAAGCCTTACAGGTGCCAGGAGTGTGGCAAGAGCTTTGCACAGCTCTCTGACCTTAAGGCCCACAGGAATGTCCACAGGCCGTCTGGTTGTTTTCAGTGTCCATTTTGTACCAGCAGGTTCTCCCACAGAGATGAACTGCTCGCTCATATTCTGATCCATGCTGACTCAAACCAGCAAAGTCGGAATAGTGAGTCAGGGAGTGATGGTGCAAGAACTAAGACCCAGAACAGTACTGATCTTTCTGGCTTCACCTCATCTCTAAAAGACCGTGAACTCCTCGTATGCCTTAGCTGTGGAAAGAGTTTTAGCCATAGTGGTGCACTCAAAGTCCACATGCGTATCCATAGAAGAGAGAAACCCTTTTCCTGTAAAGTCTGTGGGAAAGCTTTCCGCCAAGCCAGTAGTCTCAGTGATCATGAGAAAACGCATTGGCAAGTTCAGCCTTATGCCTGCTCAGTGTGTTGGAAAGGGTTTAGTCAGCTTGCAGAGCTGAAAACTCACTCCCGTACACATACAGGGGAGAAACCTTATTGCTGTGCACTTTGTGGAGATGCCTTCCACCAGCTATCATTCCTTCGTTCACACCAGGCATCAAAAGTTTGTTTGACCAAAGAAGTAGGAGGAGATGCTGATAAGAGTATTATTGAGGACTTTTTGGTGCTGCAAGGACTGGATGGGCACATAAACCCTCCAGTGGCATATGAGTGTCAGATCTGCTGCACGAGCTACAATCTCCAGTCTGAGTACAGCAGTCACCTGCTCACGCATAGTGATGTTCAGACAGACTCTAGTGATGGTAATGGCCAGCAGTGTAACCAGAGCTCTGACAATGATGCCAATCGCCAAATTTGCAGCAGATCAAACGGAGAGGAGGCACATGACATATCGCTTTCTCAACTCTCTGCGACGTCTCAGAATCAAAATAACCTGTCATCCCAGGCCGCAGACCAACAGGAAGCATTACCCCCCAACAATCAACATTCACGGTGCGAAGTACTTCTGCCAGCTCAGTCTCAAACTGCTAAGCAGTCTTCAAATTCCCAGTCACAAAGCCCTCTACAAAGCACCTCTACTCAGCTGCTCATGCCAAAGACTTCCCATCCCTCATGTCAAGACTCTGGGCAGATTACACCCTGTAAGAGATACATTTGCCCCCGGTGTGGTCAACTTTTTAAGCAGGCGAAAAGACTTAAATCTCACGTGCTGTCCCATAATCCCTGTAACAGTTACAAATGCAGCCGCTGTGGCAAGGTTTTGGAAAACTGGAACAAATACTGGTTGCATCAACGAGTCCACCGACAAAAAGAGAGTTGCTTCTGTTGTGCTCAGTGTGGTGAAAACTTTCTCTTTCCTGGACTATACAAGGAACACATGCTGGAGCATACAAAGCAGAAACCTTATGCTTGTCCCCTTTGTCCTGAAACTTTTCCCAGTGAACAAGACTTGAAGGATCATCAGCGAGATGACCATGAGCTTTGTAAATCCCATAAGTGCTGTATTTGTGGAAAGGGTTTCACCGATCTAACGAAATTTGAAAGGCACAATCTCCGACACAGAGGCGTTCGTCCACGCAGGTGTGTGCAAAGGACTCGCACCAAATCACACAGCTTTCCACTCCCTGAAACACCAGCTGAACCCCTTATGTTAGCCTACCGATGTGGGGAATGTCATGCCAGCTTTAAAAGTTTGGACTTACTTCGCACACATCACCTCTGTCACCCTGCTGGGGACAGGGATCCTCAGAGCAGTGCAGAGATTGACAGCACGGTCTCAGGTTCACCTCTACCAAGAGCAGAGCACTTAAACCAAGTGCAGCCTCAACCCgcacctccacccacacacataccaacTCCTGCACCAGCACTTAGCCCAGCTCCCACCCCAGAGTGCGATGGCTTATATGACTATCCACACCCAGACACGCTATACGTTTACCCCACCCCATCAACCTCATTTCCTCCCCCTATCCTTCCTTCCCCTCCCAGAGCGCTGTATTCCTCAAAATCCTCCCAAATGGACAGCGGCAGCACTCTTCCCTTGTTACGCTTCAAAGCTCCCAGGTCTTACTCAGTTTCTGTGCGTAAGGACCAAAATAACCTCATACGTCTCCATCCCCTGCCTAAACAGACACGCTCAACTCAGGGCGTGTCGCAATACGCTGCTGTCCCGGTTTCAAGACCTCATCCTGTGAAATGGCAAACTCGGACCCAAATTGGCAGATTTGCCCAGCTGTCAACCAATAGATTCTCCATGCATAATCCCCAGAGTCAAGTTTCTCTTAACCGTCAGTTGATGGGACATGATGGGAAATCCGAGGCTGAGGTGTCCAGAGAGACATCATCCTTGGTCAAGCTCAAGAAGAAAGACGATGCACAGGAGGGTGTCGAGTGTGCAGAGTGTGGGACAAAATTTAGCGTTGTTTCGGAGTTGTATGAACATTATATACAACATGCCAGAGGAGAGCTGTAAGGGGTTAGaaagaacaaaatcaaacacatttataaactATAAAGACACATTTTGGGAATGGGTATTTCCtgttgctttttcccctttatacAACTGTTTTGTTGGAAGCACCTTACGAATTGCAGGGAGGCATGAAGAACTCCTGGCCGACGTGCCCCACACTGtccttggcaaaaaaaaaaaaacagtaaaaccaatttgtactgctgctgtgggatcctgtcattgtcagcaacatttctgattttgaaCCTGGGCCACAGGGCTCAACCTGCGTTCAAAGCTAATGCCTTCCAACTGAGACACTCGGGACCCTGGGTATGGGAATGTTTTTGAGGATTATCAACAGTGTGCTGGTTCTGCACATTACAGCATGTTTTTACATGGCTGTCATACAAAGGAATGGGTGGTGAGCACAAAGAATACCTCAGTGAATGTGATTCTGTGATTGTATTGGAAAATACATTAGATGAATAGTTTGATGTTTGAAGAGTTTTCACACTGCAGGGTAAATAAGGTGTAGTAGTGTGCTAATCAGCAATGTTCGTTCATAGACTGACATCTATGTGAACACAAAATGATGTTGTTTACCTTGCCGAAAGGGCATGTTTCCAGTAAAAAgacactgtattttttccagtaTCTACTTCTCACATGACAGTATCTGATTGTATTTTTGGTTCTCACTGAAAATTCAGCTGCCTTTTCAAATTGAGTGGAATCTCAATTATCAATCATTTCTCATGGGGAcctataaaataatttttattgaTTATTACAGGCATAAAATTGTAAGGAGAAGAAATGTTCAACCAGTGAGTCAGTCATGAATGTTTACCTTTGAAAACTGATGCAATAGAACAGCATTTCAATCTAGTTATTCCCCTcaactgtgtaaatgtgaaGCCAATTCAGGAACCTACAGTTGTTTGAAATTTACAGGTTGTCCAAATGTATATAGAAGTGCTATTATGTAAATCAACTTGTTGTAGTTAAAAGTATCTACATAATATAATTAAACTACAGTTATAGTACAGATGTATAAAATTcatctgtaatgtaattgtagTTTAATTGTAGTTAAAAGTACATGTAGATGTAGAATTGCTTGTGTGTAAAGTGGACATCTCTAACTGTTTTGAGAGGttagatattttatttttaggaaaTATTAAAGAGTGTTCTCACTGACTGTATATGTTGTGAAAAGGTTTGGAGAATGAGGTTACAGTATGTTGGTCATAACATTTCAGAATGTTCTTACTGCACAAAAAGGGGTGAAGATGCGTGAAAGATttattagagagagagaaaagtgctTGTTCTGAAACCAAGAATACACTGTGGTGATTTCTTGTCAAACGCAcctgttttttatatttttactgttctCATTTTAGGGAAGATGTTAAAAGTTTATAAAAGTGAAAGCATTTAATGAAAAGTAGAGGACCCTCAGAACTGCTTCCTTGCACTGTCAGCAGCACAAGACATGTCATctgaacatacaaaaaaaattctgtcacCATTTTCATTATAGTGTTGTAGAGCATGCAACCTTGTTTCAGATATTGTTAAATGGGCAATATCCATAATTATAATTGTAGTGCAATATccataattattaaaaatagcTGTATTCATGAAACTTGAATCATAGCTTGTCAATCTCTCATGAATGCTGTAAAGTCATTCCTTTATTCCTTCCACTTTCAGTATCCAGGCCATTTATCGCTCTGCAGAGTGATACACTGCATTATTCCCGGTCAGGGTGAGCATTTCTGGATCTGTTTTTCCCAATGGGTTGTGGTGATGGAGTTTTTGTTTAGGTGGCAAGTCTCAGCAGCTTCTGGGAAGTGTAGTTCTGGAGTGGTGGCCATTTTCCTCTCACGTCATGCCAGAACCTAAGATTATGAGGATGCAGTGCATggagttttctgttttatggTAACATTTTACTTGTGATAGGGGTATAttttttgtacagtatttttagCCAATATATGTTCTCACTATTTTCCCCCTCCATGTCTAAGTTCTGTTGCTGTAAACAATTTGTATAGCAATACTCcaataaaaaagaggaaaaacacttTGATGCTTTACTCTGGTGTCAGTCTGGTGCATGTATTGTGAAAATGAGTACAAATGCTGTGCAGAAATGTATGGAATGTTCAAGAGTGCCACTAAATCAGacatttacaatatttcatgttttgacataggtgttttgtactgtatttgagCTGTATTTGCAGTAGtttcaaattgaatttaaaaagtgtgGTGATATGTCCTTTTCTTGCTAATATTCAATTAGCTACTGAAGATTTCTTGTCAAAGTGTCTGaaacattgttcatttttttattacattcacAGCTTGCCCTGCCAGACTGGTTAGATTTCATGTTTAAATAGAATTTTGATTGATTATGACTGAAATTATtcatagtttctttttttcagaaatcagAATGACTGATAATTTCATTGATTGACATGTTAGTAGCTTTTTAGCTACTAACTATGTGCATTACCATGAATCTAAAATGTACCAGTGAAACCACAAATATTTTCCTCATTGCATGTGATCAGCATAGatgctgatttattttttttccacccttcCATCAttccaatttcattttttacccAATTGATTTGTATAGCCATATGTCTGGGCTGGTTTTTCTTTTAGAAGTATCTGCATTGTGGCATATCCCAAACCTTTGTGAACCACCCCCTGgactatgaaaaaaatatttagcaaGATGAACTGAGCtgcaatattaacaaaaaggTAGCTCACCGAACACTCGGGTATACTGTAATGTTTGGAACAATTAAAGCAAATGGAAGATATGACTATCCCCATCAGAACTGTCGATGTTCATATCCTCATTTATGATCCGAGACCCAGAGAGGGTCAACTCCTTCCCCCAGCAAcgtatttaatattttgactaTATGAACATAGACTTTATTTTGTGGAATCTTATTTCACACATGTTGATATGCCGAGGTGCTATGGTAAAAACTTTtccaaaaaacaataatatgcTGAATTCCTTAATACTGCAGCAGCGTGTTACCCAATGGCGCGTTGAGGAGCTCAGACATGCTGGCCAAAACATGGC
Encoded here:
- the LOC118769100 gene encoding zinc finger protein 354B-like, coding for MTESKADLNISYPTNNLVTSQQDGCEMAGTFAEEGKRGQTGRNERMEEVKGEMIEATLGVGQHTEAQEEASATSWIVVKRKKKARRLKKKTFKKPAKQIAFAVDQGSNSMDGNQLENNTVIQDIFSHQSQRSTEKKVRKKAKLATLLTTLRRYSRACKVTPDYTVSKIKEYHAHNLDMLASSDPVDPPLPSVQVQTKQDAEVSLELEKSSETVGSLSSDSNNKRKLDTSIVVKSTAPLNTSPSLDTPVTPFQEILTESGVLSPNKKPRKVSVRRRHTRKRFRQNDRQKEKAALWNKQVNAGMEELSSIIKDVQAEKSVIEVIEPHLSDACSTQVSFLKLAVTQEAKSKQGEETGELFEDAEEGQGSKLEQGSVETVTAELNSTTQPSKLQVPGIPLKKGQCPTKCRFCGRSFRHISAYIIHRRIHTGEKPYRCQECGKSFAQLSDLKAHRNVHRPSGCFQCPFCTSRFSHRDELLAHILIHADSNQQSRNSESGSDGARTKTQNSTDLSGFTSSLKDRELLVCLSCGKSFSHSGALKVHMRIHRREKPFSCKVCGKAFRQASSLSDHEKTHWQVQPYACSVCWKGFSQLAELKTHSRTHTGEKPYCCALCGDAFHQLSFLRSHQASKVCLTKEVGGDADKSIIEDFLVLQGLDGHINPPVAYECQICCTSYNLQSEYSSHLLTHSDVQTDSSDVNKT